In the Aneurinibacillus soli genome, one interval contains:
- a CDS encoding sulfite exporter TauE/SafE family protein gives MSAFSFVILTLVGIFAGAFGSMLGLGGGIILVPALFYLPSLIPGVPPITPQLAVGTSLMLIIITALSSTLSYSKKKLLDVSSALLFFIGSAPGSILGAWLSTRFDSKSFTVYYGFFMLLMLVILTYRKRLSPRSLNWKTTKTYVDVSGQTYTYGYSRPLAIAIAFVVGTLSSVFGIGGGAMLVPFMLVLFRFPPHIATATSMLVILLSSIVGSVTHVAFGHIVWSAVLAIAPGAWIGGKLGSTLASKIPSNRIELILRFVLLILAVRMIWEGLTI, from the coding sequence ATGTCTGCTTTTAGTTTCGTTATTCTGACGCTCGTCGGGATTTTTGCGGGGGCATTCGGGAGTATGCTGGGCCTGGGTGGTGGGATTATTCTTGTTCCGGCCTTATTCTATCTTCCATCCCTCATACCGGGCGTACCACCTATTACGCCACAGCTTGCTGTCGGCACATCGCTTATGCTTATTATCATCACAGCACTGTCTTCCACGCTCAGCTATTCAAAAAAGAAGCTGCTAGACGTTTCGAGTGCGTTGTTGTTTTTTATCGGGAGCGCGCCAGGTTCTATCCTGGGGGCATGGCTGTCTACACGTTTTGATTCGAAATCATTTACGGTGTACTACGGATTTTTTATGCTACTTATGCTTGTTATTCTTACCTATCGCAAGCGCCTGTCTCCGCGCAGCTTGAACTGGAAAACAACGAAGACGTATGTTGATGTCTCAGGGCAAACCTATACGTATGGGTACTCTAGGCCACTGGCGATTGCGATCGCATTTGTCGTGGGAACGCTGTCAAGTGTGTTTGGAATCGGCGGCGGTGCGATGCTTGTTCCGTTCATGCTGGTGTTGTTTCGCTTTCCGCCACATATCGCGACTGCGACTTCTATGCTTGTCATCCTGCTGTCTTCGATTGTCGGTAGTGTGACGCATGTGGCATTTGGACATATTGTGTGGAGTGCTGTTCTTGCGATAGCACCTGGTGCCTGGATTGGGGGTAAGCTGGGCAGTACACTGGCCAGCAAAATACCTAGCAATCGAATTGAGTTGATTTTGCGATTTGTCCTGTTGATTCTTGCGGTCCGCATGATCTGGGAGGGACTAACCATATAG
- a CDS encoding HD-GYP domain-containing protein, with protein MRLLSITRCEPGMKLAKPIFTDTGAVLLNTEVSLTSTMIRRLQEKGINTLYIYDDATKDIEAGEVVSEKVRREAARAIYHNFNEIVGSDQKWKARLSPGAITDFRNIFENILSDLKHNRQAMNLLTNICAQDHYIYAHSLNVAIYAAALALHLGYADKDIVELGMGALLHDIGKLHVPGEVLYKPGRLTDDEFIEMKKHAEYGFEFLRNQEGVSLLAAHCAFQHHERLDGTGYPRGLKGDEIHRYARVMAVCDVFDALTTNRVYRSAMLPHDAMEILYTGSGTHFEPEMVEAFRRTVAIYPIGLTVQLNTGETGVVVDYNRNVPARPVVRVIRLPDGSVPSRYYEIDLAKELTVMIVKCDAIL; from the coding sequence ATGAGACTGCTCTCCATAACTCGTTGTGAGCCTGGAATGAAGTTGGCTAAGCCCATTTTTACAGACACAGGGGCAGTGTTGCTGAATACAGAAGTTTCGCTTACAAGCACGATGATCCGCCGACTTCAGGAGAAGGGGATCAATACTTTATACATATATGACGACGCTACGAAAGATATAGAAGCGGGGGAAGTAGTATCCGAGAAAGTCAGACGGGAAGCAGCCCGTGCGATTTACCACAATTTTAATGAAATTGTGGGGTCGGATCAGAAGTGGAAAGCTCGTCTTTCACCAGGGGCCATTACGGACTTTCGCAATATATTTGAAAATATTTTATCTGATTTGAAGCACAATCGACAGGCAATGAACTTACTGACAAATATTTGTGCACAGGATCATTATATTTATGCGCATTCTTTGAATGTAGCGATTTATGCGGCAGCACTTGCGCTGCATCTTGGTTATGCGGACAAGGATATCGTTGAACTTGGGATGGGAGCGCTTCTTCATGATATTGGCAAGCTACACGTTCCGGGGGAAGTCCTGTATAAGCCGGGACGCCTTACAGATGATGAATTTATCGAAATGAAAAAGCATGCTGAGTATGGCTTTGAATTTCTGCGCAATCAGGAAGGAGTGTCTCTGCTTGCCGCACATTGTGCCTTTCAGCACCATGAGCGGCTGGATGGAACAGGCTATCCGCGTGGGCTGAAAGGGGACGAAATTCATCGCTACGCCCGTGTTATGGCTGTGTGTGATGTGTTCGACGCGCTGACAACGAATCGTGTGTACCGATCTGCTATGCTGCCACATGACGCGATGGAGATTTTATATACGGGTTCGGGCACGCATTTTGAACCGGAAATGGTAGAAGCTTTCCGCCGTACGGTTGCGATTTATCCGATTGGATTGACCGTGCAACTTAATACAGGAGAAACAGGAGTTGTAGTAGATTACAATCGCAATGTACCGGCACGCCCGGTCGTGCGTGTAATCCGACTTCCAGATGGCAGTGTACCGTCCCGTTATTATGAAATTGATTTAGCTAAAGAATTGACAGTCATGATTGTGAAATGCGATGCTATTTTATAG
- a CDS encoding YunC family protein, protein MMEMKPLLIEGHQVTAVTVQLPKTTLLAITTDKGYIMCGALDVGLLNAKLADRGILAGRAVGVRTIEQLLEAPLESVTIAARELGITAGMAGRDALLKMM, encoded by the coding sequence ATGATGGAGATGAAACCGCTACTCATTGAGGGGCATCAAGTAACAGCTGTTACGGTACAGCTTCCGAAAACAACGTTGCTTGCAATTACAACAGATAAAGGCTATATTATGTGCGGAGCGCTTGATGTCGGGCTATTGAATGCGAAGCTAGCTGACAGAGGGATTCTTGCAGGACGTGCGGTTGGCGTGCGAACGATTGAGCAGCTCCTGGAAGCACCTCTAGAATCAGTGACGATTGCAGCTCGGGAACTAGGCATTACGGCTGGAATGGCCGGTAGAGATGCGTTACTGAAAATGATGTAA
- a CDS encoding STAS domain-containing protein encodes MIEDIVLANHEVRVTLRGNIYVEQASSIREQLLDYMEEGHKNFMINVAAVDYIDSSGLGVLVALHKRTQQVGGQLTIQGLHGVVKELFELTRLTKVFTIV; translated from the coding sequence ATGATAGAAGATATTGTGTTAGCCAATCACGAAGTACGTGTTACACTGCGAGGCAACATTTATGTAGAGCAGGCATCCTCTATTCGCGAGCAGCTGCTGGACTATATGGAAGAGGGCCATAAGAATTTTATGATTAATGTTGCAGCTGTAGACTATATTGATAGCTCAGGACTTGGCGTACTTGTGGCACTTCACAAGCGGACGCAGCAGGTAGGCGGGCAGCTTACTATTCAAGGGTTGCACGGAGTTGTCAAAGAGTTGTTTGAGTTGACGCGGCTTACCAAAGTATTTACGATTGTATAG
- a CDS encoding C40 family peptidase: MKRKNFLSFLLAASITVTGLSLPFGADTAFAASHGTLVSKAKSLIGTPYKFGGTTRKGFDCSGFLNYVFKTENIALPRTASGMYEKGTPVSRSSLRTGDLVFFKTSRSGGISHAGMYIGNGKFVHSASSSGVSISSLNDKYYWANRYAGARRVN, encoded by the coding sequence TTGAAAAGAAAGAATTTTTTGTCTTTTTTACTTGCCGCCTCTATTACAGTCACAGGTCTATCTTTACCATTTGGAGCAGATACAGCATTTGCTGCTTCACATGGAACGCTTGTCTCAAAAGCGAAAAGCCTCATTGGAACACCGTATAAGTTCGGAGGCACAACACGTAAAGGATTTGATTGTTCAGGGTTTTTAAATTATGTATTTAAAACCGAGAACATTGCGCTTCCACGTACAGCAAGCGGGATGTATGAGAAGGGAACGCCGGTTTCACGTTCGTCATTGCGGACAGGAGACCTCGTCTTTTTCAAAACATCGCGCAGCGGAGGAATTTCTCATGCAGGCATGTATATTGGCAATGGGAAGTTCGTACATTCCGCAAGCAGTAGTGGTGTATCGATCAGCAGTCTCAATGATAAATATTATTGGGCAAACCGCTATGCAGGTGCGCGTCGCGTGAATTGA
- a CDS encoding PP2C family protein-serine/threonine phosphatase: MSGVGEAVDAKDHLYLASIVFEHSSDGILITDASAVIISVNPAFTRVTGYRPHEVVGKTPRVLRSGKQPSAFYYHMWRSLQEKGSWQGEVWNRHKNGDAYLEFLRITTIKDRTGSVLYYMAVFADITEREQLRNELLQTAKIQRELLPKPLQDARITLKSIYRPYRYVSGDLYGYKWTRDKNKLFGFLIDVMGHGVATALQTSALRILFRQAFESSHSLAERLAYINHEAMCLFTDDAFAAAICFEIDFTAQTLTYASAGITYFLAYTDQVEGLIKASGMFLGIMDGVQYEQHVLPFASGDRFFFLTDGLFDMLPLSFAGEGKGSFGHTVEMLERMAYSNECTDDASAICLQIR; the protein is encoded by the coding sequence TTGAGTGGAGTAGGGGAAGCGGTAGATGCGAAGGACCATCTTTATCTGGCTTCAATTGTTTTTGAGCATTCAAGTGACGGGATTTTAATTACAGATGCTTCCGCTGTCATCATAAGCGTGAATCCTGCTTTTACACGTGTAACGGGCTACAGGCCTCATGAGGTGGTGGGAAAGACTCCGCGTGTTTTGCGTTCGGGAAAACAGCCGTCCGCTTTTTATTATCACATGTGGCGTTCGCTACAGGAAAAAGGAAGCTGGCAAGGCGAAGTATGGAATCGACACAAGAATGGCGATGCCTATCTGGAATTTCTTCGGATTACAACGATTAAAGATCGGACGGGAAGCGTGCTGTATTACATGGCAGTATTTGCCGATATTACGGAACGGGAGCAACTGCGTAACGAACTGCTACAGACAGCGAAGATTCAGCGGGAGCTTCTTCCAAAGCCGCTTCAAGATGCTAGGATTACATTAAAAAGCATTTATCGGCCGTATCGCTATGTAAGCGGAGACCTATATGGGTACAAGTGGACCCGAGATAAAAATAAGCTATTTGGTTTTTTGATCGATGTGATGGGGCATGGGGTAGCAACTGCTCTTCAGACATCGGCGCTACGCATTCTTTTTCGCCAGGCCTTTGAGAGTAGTCATTCGCTAGCGGAGAGACTTGCTTACATTAATCATGAGGCGATGTGTTTGTTTACCGATGATGCGTTTGCTGCTGCGATTTGTTTTGAGATTGACTTTACAGCTCAGACACTTACATATGCATCAGCGGGGATCACTTATTTTCTGGCGTATACGGACCAGGTGGAAGGGCTTATTAAAGCATCTGGCATGTTCCTTGGTATTATGGATGGCGTGCAATATGAACAGCATGTGCTACCATTTGCTTCGGGAGACCGCTTTTTCTTTCTCACAGATGGCTTGTTTGATATGCTTCCGCTTTCATTTGCCGGGGAGGGAAAAGGTTCGTTTGGTCATACGGTGGAAATGCTTGAACGAATGGCATATAGCAATGAATGCACAGATGATGCATCAGCCATTTGCTTACAGATACGATAG
- a CDS encoding DUF6154 family protein: MKLVNDIYNMYRDKLIGEEEDVTTLVMGLLHERTKEEMMSWVNDMQETEVYQMLGLYLLEMLRLKLADEGIPLQPRQDAGAQRFH, translated from the coding sequence ATGAAATTAGTGAATGACATTTATAACATGTATCGTGATAAACTGATTGGGGAAGAAGAGGACGTAACAACGCTTGTAATGGGGCTTTTGCATGAACGTACGAAAGAAGAAATGATGAGCTGGGTTAACGACATGCAGGAGACGGAAGTGTACCAGATGCTTGGGTTATATTTGTTGGAGATGCTGCGCTTAAAGCTAGCGGATGAAGGAATTCCATTACAACCACGCCAGGATGCAGGTGCACAACGGTTTCACTAA
- a CDS encoding AbrB family transcriptional regulator: protein MDTKQKRKAGMEAAVIGLAGALLFMLLHIPLPWILGPLTAVMVWRLSTGRVLYWPTVLRSSGLLVLGSMLGAAFTHETVVQIIQQLPYMAAATIATVLFSLSLGVWVAYRTGLTLPSGVFGSVPGGLSQMLVLSEEVEGVDATVVAFMQTIRVMSVIFAVPFLTIHGIGAEQVVSTGSSGGGAVNIEGWTYVLYAAVALGGAWAGRKIGLPTSVLTGPLLATACCAIFYMPVPPLPPMIILLSQFAIGVHIGLQMKPHMLGNVKKLGGYTITSSLLLILFSLFVAWLLTKVSSMTLSTAFLSTAPGGIAEMGVTASMVHADLSMVSGYQLFRVFFVIFAVPPMLAWWMRRLQKKETSIS from the coding sequence ATGGATACCAAACAAAAGAGAAAAGCAGGGATGGAAGCAGCTGTTATTGGCCTTGCTGGAGCTCTGCTGTTCATGCTGCTACATATTCCGCTACCCTGGATTCTTGGACCGCTTACTGCTGTGATGGTTTGGAGACTGTCTACTGGACGCGTATTGTACTGGCCGACTGTTCTGCGTTCATCCGGACTACTGGTGCTTGGCTCCATGTTGGGAGCTGCTTTTACACATGAAACGGTTGTACAGATCATTCAGCAGCTTCCGTATATGGCTGCTGCTACAATCGCTACCGTCTTGTTCAGCCTTTCGCTCGGGGTATGGGTAGCATATCGAACGGGTCTGACGTTACCAAGTGGTGTGTTTGGTAGTGTGCCGGGCGGGTTATCACAGATGCTTGTTCTGAGTGAGGAAGTCGAAGGAGTAGACGCGACTGTGGTCGCATTTATGCAGACGATTCGCGTGATGAGCGTTATTTTTGCGGTTCCATTTCTCACGATTCACGGCATAGGAGCCGAACAAGTTGTGTCGACTGGTTCTAGCGGTGGAGGAGCTGTAAATATAGAGGGATGGACGTATGTATTGTATGCGGCGGTTGCACTCGGAGGAGCGTGGGCAGGCAGAAAAATTGGCTTGCCGACCAGTGTGCTCACCGGACCACTATTAGCAACGGCGTGTTGTGCTATTTTTTATATGCCGGTACCACCGCTGCCACCTATGATTATTTTGTTATCCCAGTTTGCGATTGGCGTTCATATTGGCTTACAGATGAAGCCACACATGCTTGGAAACGTCAAAAAACTGGGAGGATATACGATAACCAGCAGCTTGCTGCTCATTTTATTCTCTTTGTTCGTTGCCTGGTTGCTGACAAAAGTATCGTCGATGACGCTGTCCACCGCATTTTTAAGTACCGCTCCGGGTGGAATTGCCGAGATGGGAGTAACGGCATCGATGGTCCATGCTGATCTGTCGATGGTAAGTGGGTACCAGCTTTTTCGGGTCTTTTTTGTTATTTTTGCAGTTCCGCCTATGCTGGCCTGGTGGATGCGTCGTCTACAGAAGAAGGAAACAAGCATATCGTAA
- a CDS encoding ATP-binding protein: protein MRELQLVCIKKQELPFIREQISTFIRETVPDDSVLLEIAVNEAINNAMRYGNRGEPRSVTIRLHSTGKRLVVRVRDDGEGFKGNERLQKLSYAYYSTHEELYKESGRGLYIMKTVTDYIKYNEKGNEVMLVKYTDSCRKSSSVIDCSLVALGDNS from the coding sequence ATGCGGGAGCTGCAGCTTGTCTGTATAAAGAAACAGGAGCTTCCTTTCATACGGGAACAGATCAGTACGTTCATCCGGGAGACGGTACCCGATGATAGTGTGCTGCTTGAGATCGCTGTCAATGAGGCGATTAATAATGCGATGCGGTACGGCAACAGAGGAGAGCCGCGGTCCGTGACCATTCGGCTACATAGTACAGGAAAGCGACTAGTGGTTCGGGTACGGGATGATGGAGAAGGATTCAAGGGAAACGAACGATTGCAAAAGCTATCATATGCTTATTACTCTACTCATGAAGAATTATATAAAGAATCAGGACGAGGTCTCTATATTATGAAGACGGTGACCGATTATATAAAATATAATGAAAAAGGTAACGAGGTTATGCTAGTGAAATATACAGATTCATGCCGAAAGTCATCTTCTGTAATAGATTGCTCGCTCGTTGCTTTAGGAGATAATAGCTAG
- a CDS encoding HAMP domain-containing methyl-accepting chemotaxis protein — MNIRKKLVIANLCIVVFMLAMAGYSNFSLLKINGNGDDMYHKRVIPISQLGQIGKYAENTRVSMLSSVVSQKPQLTEKAEANLVQIATIMKEYSSSDLTEEERSLFTRFSTSWKEFETIVHNNIKLVQAGKYEEARAGLQKGGVPFGKASDDLMSLMKLNEKVAEQLMNQNEESYQSTHLILIILSVLSVLAAVGIAMASGTVISKPLQKLAEQARRIAENDLTVADIEVKSNDEIGQLSHSFNQMKKNLHSIVGGVHRGVEELSASSQEMAASSEQVSAGVQEVTASIHEVASAAEAGSQAVVDASKVLLELSSLIQIAKDKANSAAENSDETLRTAENGKNIVADTVRRMESIQTRTAETETLIATLNEYSKEIELITDTITQLAAQTNLLALNAAIEAARAGEAGKGFAVVADEVRKLAEQSNAGAVQVAELVQKISESTLRAVTATQQSRTEVEEGTVIVAQAGEALSDILQAVSATEKEVRSIVEVTDEEVAGSDKIIQLIHSLATIVENTADHAQQVSATTEQVSASMQTIAASAEETSAMAVELRSRVDQFKV; from the coding sequence TTGAATATCAGAAAAAAGCTGGTCATTGCGAATTTGTGTATTGTCGTATTTATGCTGGCTATGGCGGGATACTCCAATTTTTCATTGCTGAAAATTAATGGAAATGGCGATGATATGTATCATAAGCGGGTGATTCCGATATCGCAGCTTGGACAAATTGGTAAATACGCGGAGAACACACGGGTAAGTATGTTATCTTCAGTAGTCTCTCAAAAACCACAATTAACAGAAAAGGCAGAAGCAAACCTTGTGCAGATCGCTACCATTATGAAAGAATATAGTAGTAGTGACCTAACGGAAGAAGAAAGAAGTTTGTTTACCCGCTTCTCTACTTCCTGGAAAGAGTTCGAAACGATTGTGCACAATAATATAAAGCTTGTTCAGGCGGGCAAGTATGAGGAAGCACGAGCTGGATTGCAGAAGGGAGGCGTACCGTTCGGCAAGGCAAGTGATGATCTTATGAGCTTAATGAAGCTAAATGAAAAAGTGGCCGAACAGCTCATGAATCAGAACGAGGAATCGTACCAATCTACTCATCTTATTCTTATTATCTTAAGTGTGCTGTCTGTTCTGGCTGCGGTAGGAATTGCTATGGCATCGGGTACAGTCATCTCCAAACCATTGCAGAAGCTGGCAGAGCAGGCCCGTCGGATTGCTGAGAATGATTTAACTGTAGCTGACATAGAAGTAAAAAGTAACGATGAGATCGGCCAGCTATCTCACTCCTTTAATCAGATGAAGAAAAATCTTCATTCCATTGTTGGCGGTGTACATCGTGGCGTAGAAGAACTGTCAGCTAGTTCGCAAGAAATGGCGGCTTCAAGCGAGCAGGTAAGTGCAGGTGTCCAGGAAGTAACGGCCAGCATTCATGAGGTGGCGAGTGCGGCAGAGGCCGGAAGTCAGGCGGTTGTGGATGCTTCGAAGGTGCTGCTTGAGCTCTCCTCGCTCATTCAGATTGCGAAGGATAAGGCGAACAGTGCGGCTGAGAATTCTGATGAGACACTGCGCACAGCCGAAAATGGCAAAAACATTGTAGCGGATACGGTCCGGCGCATGGAAAGTATTCAGACGAGAACAGCAGAAACCGAGACGTTAATTGCTACACTGAATGAGTACTCCAAGGAAATCGAACTGATTACCGATACGATTACGCAGCTTGCAGCTCAGACCAACCTGCTGGCGCTGAATGCGGCGATTGAAGCTGCGCGTGCCGGAGAAGCAGGCAAAGGATTTGCTGTTGTAGCGGATGAAGTGCGCAAGCTTGCGGAGCAGTCGAATGCGGGAGCTGTCCAGGTAGCTGAGCTTGTACAAAAAATTTCAGAAAGTACGCTTCGTGCGGTTACGGCGACCCAGCAGAGCCGGACAGAAGTAGAAGAAGGCACGGTAATTGTGGCACAGGCAGGGGAAGCGTTATCTGACATTTTGCAAGCTGTATCGGCCACAGAGAAAGAAGTGCGCAGCATCGTCGAAGTAACTGACGAAGAAGTGGCTGGTTCTGATAAAATTATTCAGTTGATTCACTCCCTGGCAACAATTGTCGAGAATACGGCTGATCATGCACAGCAAGTATCCGCTACGACGGAGCAGGTATCTGCCTCGATGCAGACGATTGCGGCAAGTGCGGAAGAGACAAGTGCGATGGCGGTTGAACTGCGGTCGAGAGTGGACCAATTCAAAGTATAA
- a CDS encoding DUF2000 domain-containing protein, whose protein sequence is MDIQNKKCVMVIDSELSIGLIANTSAVLALTLGKKIDGLIGPDVVDGEGNSHEGITNTPISILKGSESLIKELREKISAEFPDLLLVDFSNVAQMSKHYDDYTDKIAACTKNDLKYLGIALYGNKKSINKLTGSLPLLR, encoded by the coding sequence ATGGATATACAAAATAAAAAATGCGTAATGGTGATTGATTCCGAATTGTCTATCGGATTGATTGCCAATACATCGGCTGTGCTAGCTTTAACATTAGGGAAGAAAATTGATGGACTTATTGGACCAGACGTGGTTGACGGGGAAGGAAATTCTCATGAAGGAATTACAAACACACCCATTTCTATACTAAAAGGTTCAGAAAGTTTGATTAAAGAATTGAGAGAAAAGATCTCTGCTGAGTTTCCTGATCTCCTGCTTGTCGACTTTTCTAATGTTGCTCAAATGTCAAAACATTACGATGACTATACCGATAAAATTGCTGCATGCACCAAAAATGACTTGAAGTATCTTGGTATTGCCCTTTATGGGAATAAAAAGAGCATTAACAAATTAACCGGAAGCCTTCCACTTTTACGCTAA
- a CDS encoding FAD-dependent thymidylate synthase yields the protein MKLENYVTSIEDNVYAIKNVPTEVVGTVFAKVSRSPRSFRDNLFELIKEDMLHLPDVDMIAMFKQSNAHAGGFMKKWGVDYGHSSIKEHAFAQFCIEGVSRWFTEALETVQAAKWLSFTEFSLRYQKPEDFVVPVELDEHPEIKERYIAFGQRCFECYEELVPLFFALIKAKNPEMKDGAAEKLAYENARNALPLATKSNVAITGNARAISDAIAELLAHEGYSQEFVETAEKVRIHTTEVLPSLISHTEATPFHRSYVADFYHRRAVKQTELPLYSGPFVEVEDAAPALAFVHNADMTLGDASLMNRFNELPAVTRAFGKRIAVVCSEGCHHQIIRHRAFDFSIQLPDTRYGFILPQEVVEATGAETADRITDICLSLHAESHELYEALVVAGLIGIAPYVVLNGNARRLPFYANMYGLAHFVTLRKEEYAQDEIRSVAGQLEHVFTDMQQLPGFELDRHTKK from the coding sequence ATGAAATTAGAAAATTATGTAACGAGTATAGAGGATAATGTATATGCAATTAAGAATGTGCCGACGGAAGTAGTCGGCACTGTTTTTGCCAAAGTAAGTCGTAGCCCACGCAGTTTTCGAGACAATCTATTCGAGTTGATCAAGGAAGATATGCTGCATTTACCCGATGTGGATATGATTGCGATGTTTAAACAGTCGAATGCACATGCCGGTGGGTTTATGAAAAAATGGGGTGTCGATTATGGACACTCAAGCATCAAGGAGCATGCGTTTGCACAGTTTTGTATCGAAGGGGTATCCCGCTGGTTTACAGAAGCGCTAGAGACCGTACAGGCAGCGAAGTGGCTGTCATTTACCGAGTTTAGTCTGCGATATCAGAAGCCGGAAGACTTTGTGGTTCCGGTTGAGTTGGACGAGCATCCGGAAATAAAAGAACGTTATATAGCATTTGGTCAGAGATGCTTCGAATGCTATGAAGAGCTCGTTCCGCTCTTCTTTGCATTGATTAAAGCGAAAAATCCAGAGATGAAAGATGGTGCGGCAGAGAAATTGGCGTATGAGAATGCGCGCAATGCTCTGCCGCTCGCAACGAAATCAAACGTTGCGATTACGGGCAATGCACGGGCAATTTCAGACGCGATTGCTGAGCTTCTTGCACATGAAGGATATAGCCAGGAATTCGTAGAGACGGCAGAGAAGGTTCGGATTCATACAACGGAAGTGTTGCCATCTTTGATTAGTCATACGGAAGCAACACCGTTCCACCGTTCGTACGTGGCAGATTTTTATCATCGTCGTGCAGTGAAGCAGACAGAACTTCCGTTATATAGTGGCCCATTCGTAGAAGTAGAAGATGCTGCACCTGCGCTTGCATTTGTGCATAATGCCGACATGACGCTGGGTGATGCCTCTCTGATGAACCGCTTCAATGAACTGCCGGCGGTAACGCGTGCGTTTGGCAAGCGGATAGCGGTTGTGTGTTCAGAAGGGTGCCACCATCAGATCATTCGCCACCGTGCATTTGATTTCTCGATTCAGCTTCCGGATACACGGTACGGTTTTATTCTGCCGCAGGAGGTAGTAGAAGCGACTGGCGCTGAGACAGCGGATCGTATTACGGATATATGCCTATCTCTGCACGCTGAGTCGCATGAATTGTACGAAGCACTCGTTGTAGCTGGACTCATCGGGATTGCCCCATATGTTGTCCTGAATGGCAACGCCCGCCGTCTGCCGTTCTACGCCAACATGTATGGACTCGCACACTTCGTCACGTTGCGAAAGGAAGAATACGCCCAGGATGAGATCCGCAGCGTTGCCGGCCAGCTTGAACATGTTTTCACCGACATGCAGCAGCTTCCGGGCTTCGAGTTGGACCGTCATACAAAGAAATAA
- a CDS encoding universal stress protein has protein sequence MMKRKSPEQYLQLIEKESRGHLKIFVGAAPGVGKTYAMLREGNDLLTQGVDIIVGLVETHGRVETADQIGNLPLFPLQTISYKGKELEELDLAGILARHPQYVIIDELAHTNVPGTKNQKRYEDVMEMIKAGINVLTAVNIQHLESLNCTVEQLTGVKVRERVPDWILREADEIQLIDTSPEKLRERLKSGLIYRPEKVEQSLHSFFRVGNLNALREIALREVADDVDERLESYKLERGIELMKGANEKILVCVNYRPNAERLIRRGWRIAHRLKCELYILTIPLAPVDRLNAATRKQHRELEQIARDLGAEFHIRALGGKKPEQIMIDFVNEKGITQMVLGQSARSRWEEIIKGSIINRIMKNTRFVDILIVADGVDYRE, from the coding sequence ATGATGAAACGAAAATCACCGGAACAATACTTACAATTGATTGAAAAGGAAAGCCGCGGCCATCTGAAAATTTTTGTTGGGGCCGCTCCTGGTGTCGGAAAAACGTATGCGATGCTACGGGAAGGCAATGATCTGCTTACCCAGGGAGTTGATATTATTGTAGGACTTGTGGAAACACATGGCCGCGTCGAGACAGCCGATCAAATCGGGAATCTACCGCTCTTCCCCCTTCAGACCATTTCCTACAAAGGAAAAGAACTGGAAGAACTCGACCTTGCAGGCATTCTCGCGCGCCATCCACAATACGTCATTATTGATGAACTGGCGCACACCAATGTACCGGGCACGAAAAATCAAAAGCGATATGAAGATGTAATGGAAATGATCAAAGCGGGTATTAATGTCCTAACCGCTGTCAATATCCAGCATCTCGAAAGTTTGAACTGTACCGTCGAACAGCTAACGGGCGTCAAAGTACGAGAACGCGTGCCGGACTGGATTCTGCGTGAAGCAGACGAAATACAACTTATTGATACCTCACCGGAAAAACTGCGCGAGCGGCTAAAATCCGGCCTGATCTACCGTCCCGAAAAAGTGGAGCAATCACTGCATAGCTTTTTCCGGGTCGGCAATCTGAACGCCCTGCGAGAGATTGCACTCCGAGAAGTAGCCGACGATGTCGATGAACGACTTGAGTCTTACAAACTTGAGCGAGGCATTGAACTGATGAAAGGCGCGAACGAAAAAATTCTTGTCTGCGTCAACTACCGACCAAATGCCGAACGCCTGATCCGCCGTGGCTGGCGAATTGCTCATCGCCTGAAATGTGAGCTGTACATTCTGACCATTCCACTCGCTCCAGTTGATCGTCTCAATGCAGCAACCCGCAAACAGCACCGAGAACTGGAACAAATCGCGCGTGACCTTGGTGCAGAATTTCATATTCGAGCGCTGGGAGGAAAAAAGCCCGAACAGATTATGATCGACTTCGTTAATGAAAAAGGCATTACGCAGATGGTACTCGGGCAGTCTGCCCGCTCCCGCTGGGAAGAAATCATCAAAGGCTCCATCATAAACCGAATCATGAAAAACACCCGATTTGTCGATATTTTAATCGTAGCCGATGGCGTCGATTACCGGGAATAA